A single window of Colletotrichum destructivum chromosome 9, complete sequence DNA harbors:
- a CDS encoding uncharacterized protein (Putative zn(2)Cys(6) fungal-type DNA-binding domain, transcription factor domain, fungi) — translation MQQQQQQQQQQPPPPEQTETPNRGPRLPVNPRRHKVAPEQRKRVATACNSCNIRRIKCSGERPCRQCRSSSRDCQYPTIIEKVSVSRNELDDLRRKLDVAERALLAAVPDHTARRQLLLQQQHDGDASAGSSSRAASCLSFTPPQQHRRKDEFHETAFNVDGEADAPDADTAEGRQLKDQDGRARFLGETSGATFLDHLKEFMSTVSPLAFNKPWLSPTPNNGSAFLASLGRYQTYDSRPVEAEPDPDPIALPSRADMSAMLADLRHFIQDGNGTFPCGGIYWWGDLGSVPNPVSFPPETPPDAIRHRFRHLAFYHTAFAVACQASTTAASMPVPHDLSQRYFSRARMLLGNPLDITQYTISDVAVLALMGFYLIEMNRRDAAYIYVSNAMHISIMHGAHRGWVDERGKRVFWTLYILDRWLSCLMGRPPTIMDDAIRLPLPCDAPSLPPAAGLRAHVELARISGHIVCNTYRVAPWDHRPGGAARHVDRALQLLENWHASLPAALQMSTARPSTDPACCLLHMAYNQLLILVVRPIFFAAVKKVFAERYITSDRRWDLDHHAPRIAACSDAARQNLFLARWLLNLNGGSRKLLQAGLHYVFNAAIVLMLQDLLIPSFASSSSSSSSSSSSAEADDVSFAIGVFEAEAKTGSNYGHDCAAVLQDLRSLVQRLRPDAHVVPSTPGLASADDLTMASGSGSSNTPATTMTTMLAALQQQQQLQQQQQPTFPLMGPSQAYPMDESGPLYQELMTWVDNSDTQLYSSNYSI, via the exons atgcagcagcagcagcagcagcagcagcagcagccgccgccgccagaaCAGACGGAAACCCCTAATCGCGGCCCGCGTCTACCTGTCAACCCGCGACGACACAAGGTAGCGCCAGAACAGAGGAAGCGCGTCGCCACAGC ATGCAACAGCTGTAACATCCGCCGGATTAAATGCTCCGGCGAGAGGCCCTGCCGCCAGTGCCGCAGCTCTTCGCGCGACTGCCAGTACCCCACCATCATCGAGAAAGTCTCCGTGTCCCGCAACGAGCTGGATGACCTACGGAGGaagctcgacgtcgccgaacgcgccctgctggccgccgTGCCCGACCACACAGCGAGACGCCAGCTGCTACTGCAACAGCAGCATGATGGTGACGCCAGCGCCGGAAGCtcctcccgcgccgcctcTTGCTTGTCCTTCACGCCGCCTCAGCAGCATCGACGCAAAGACGAATTCCACGAAACCGCCTTCAatgtcgacggcgaagctgacgcccccgacgccgacacggcGGAGGGCCGTCAGCTCAAGGACCAAGACGGCAGGGCCCGTTTCCTCGGCGAGACATCCGGCGCCACCTTCCTCGATCACCTCAAGGAGTTCATGTCCACCGTCTCACCCTTAGCCTTCAACAAGCCGTGGCTGTCGCCCACCCCGAACAATGGCTCGgccttcctcgcctccctcggcCGCTATCAGACCTACGACTCGCGCCCCGTGGAGGCCGAGCCCGATCCCGACCCCATCGCCCTGCCGTCCCGCGCCGACATGTCCGCCATGCTCGCCGACCTCCGCCACTTCATCCaggacggcaacggcaccTTCCCGTGCGGCGGCATCTACTGGTGGGGCGATCTCGGCTCCGTGCCGAACCCCGTCTCCTTTCCCCCCGAGACCCCGCCCGACGCCATCCGCCACCGCTTCCGCCACCTTGCCTTCTACCAcaccgccttcgccgtcgcttGCCAGGCCAGCACCACGGCCGCCTCCATGCCCGTCCCTCACGATCTCAGCCAGCGCTACTTCTCCCGCGCTCGCATGCTCCTCGGCAACCCCCTCGACATCACCCAGTACACCATtagcgacgtcgccgtcctcgccctcatGGGCTTCTACCTCATCGAGATGAACCGCCGCGACGCTGCCTACATCTACGTCAGTAACGCCATGCACATCTCCATCATGCACGGCGCCCACCGCGGCTGGGTCGACGAGCGAGGCAAGCGTGTCTTTTGGACCCTGTACATCCTTGACCGATGGCTAAGCTGTCTCATGGGCCGTCCCCCTACCATCATGGACGATGCCATCCGGCTACCCTTGCCATGCGATGCTCC TTCCCTTCCCCCTGCAGCCGGCCTCCGAGCCCACGTCGAGCTGGCCCGCATTTCGGGCCACATTGTCTGCAACACGTATAGAGTCGCACCCTGGGACCACCGTCCCGGAGGAGCGGCGCGCCATGTCGACCGCGcgctgcagctgctcgagAACTGGCACGCCTCACTCCCTGCCGCCCTGCAGATGTCTACCGCCCGTCCAAGTACCGATCCCGCATGTTGCCTGTTGCACATGGCATATAACCAG ctcctcatcctcgtcgtccgcccCATCTTCTTCGCAGCCGTGAAGAAGGTTTTCGCCGAGCGCTACATCACCTCAGACCGCCGCTGGGACCTCGACCACCACGCGCCTCGTATCGCCGCCTGCTCCGATGCCGCCCGACAGAACCTGTTCCTCGCCCGCTGGCTGCTCAACCTGAACGGCGGCTCCCGCAAGCTCCTGCAGGCTGGCCTTCACTACgtcttcaacgccgccatcgtgCTCATGCTCCAGGACCTGCTTATTCCGTCCTtcgcatcgtcgtcatcgtcgtcgtcgtcgtcgtcgtcgtccgccgaggccgacgacgtcagCTTCGCCATCGGTGTcttcgaggccgaagccAAGACGGGGAGCAACTACGGACATGACTGTGCCGCGGTTCTCCAGGATCTCAGGTCTCTGGTCCAGCGCCTCCGTCCTGACGCGCATGTCGTCCCTTCGACGCCGGGCCTCGCGTCGGCGGACGATTTGACGATGGCtagcggcagcggcagcagcaacacgcccgcgacgacgatgacgacgatgttggcggccctccaacagcagcaacagcttcagcagcagcagcagccgacATTCCCCCTGATGGGGCCGAGCCAGGCGTACCCCATGGACGAGAGCGGACCGTTGTATCAAGAACTCATGACGTGGGTGGACAACAGCGACACGCAACTGTATAGTAGCAACTATTCCATATAA
- a CDS encoding Putative FAD/NAD(P)-binding domain superfamily, whose protein sequence is MAISPRPHIIIIGMGPAGLAAAARLKGTGIQFTIIDGGKAVQDRDRYLPEDATRGHGGAGLFSDGKFSFFPSASELWSLPREGDLREAYDWTCDVLNQAGLETPPFPSNPDAYSVAGMVESEEWKLKDYPSDYLSLDARLRLVHDMVSDIDGSVMNECNVRNATYHAASDSFTVVVEDRATGQITRLSANRLLITTGRFGPLEESLRRMTRHHQFHRLEVGFRIQQRSERAFFRAMPQLDPKLRVRESDGSVEWRTFCVCRQGETCLTETNGLWTVSGRSDCPPTGRSNSGFNTRILDQELARKSLDRVLAAMGRPEAHFQLPAQGLLRGDAEVVAALDEIYGPELVGKMAEGLRRLSQTYSDLGDDEEATLIGPTLEGIGWYPKVDGNLSLLDAPVWVAGDACGLFRGIVAAMISGHYAAASAIDELVQGAQVRLKALADQTPIEMATPSSKRCLNKQPAAIECDGPCCSLAGV, encoded by the coding sequence ATGGCCATCAGCCCGCGTCctcacatcatcatcatcggcatgggCCCGGCCGgactcgccgccgcggcgcgtCTCAAGGGCACCGGCATTCAGttcaccatcatcgacggTGGCAAGGCCGTGCAGGACCGTGATCGGTACCTGCCCGAAGACGCCACCcgtggccacggcggcgccggtctcTTCTCCGACGGCAagttctccttcttcccctccgcCTCTGAGCTTTGGTCCCTGCCGCGCGAGGGCGACCTGCGCGAGGCCTACGACTGGACCTGCGACGTCCTGAACCAGGCGGGCCTCGAGACGCCGCCCTTCCCCAGCAACCCGGACGCCTACTCGGTGGCCGGCATGGTGGAGAGTGAGGAGTGGAAGCTCAAGGACTACCCCTCGGATTACCTCTCTCTCGACGCGCGCCTACGGCTCGTCCACGACATGGTCAGCGACATCGACGGCTCCGTTATGAACGAGTGCAACGTCCGAAACGCCACGTACCACGCGGCGTCGGACTCTTTCACCGTGGTCGTGGAGGACCGCGCGACGGGCCAGATCACGCGCCTCAGCGCGAATCGGCTCCTCATCACGACAGGCCGCTTCGGCCCGCTCGAGGAGAGCCTGCGCCGCATGACAAGACACCACCAGTTCCACCGGCTCGAGGTAGGGTTCCGAATCCAGCAGCGCAGCGAGCGGGCCTTCTTCCGGGCCATGCCGCAGCTCGACCCCAAGCTGCGGGTGCGCGAGagcgacggcagcgtcgaGTGGCGCACTTTCTGCGTCTGCCGCCAGGGCGAGACGTGCCTGACGGAGACCAACGGGCTGTGGACGGTCTCGGGCCGGTCGGACTGCCCGCCGACGGGGCGCTCCAATTCGGGCTTCAACACGCGGATCCTGGACCAGGAGCTGGCGCGCAAGTCACTGGACCGTGTGCTCGCGGCCATGGGCCGGCCCGAGGCGCACTTCCAGCTACCCGCGCAGGGCCTGCTGCggggcgacgccgaggtcgtcgcgGCACTGGACGAGATCTACGGCCCGGAGCTGGTCggcaagatggccgagggcCTCCGGCGGCTGTCGCAGACGTACAGCGACCTGggggacgatgaggaggcgaCGCTGATCGGCCCGACGCTCGAGGGCATCGGGTGGTAccccaaggtcgacggcaaCCTCAGCCTCCTCGACGCACCGGTTTGGGTAGCGGGCGACGCCTGCGGGCTGTTCCGCGGTATCGTCGCCGCTATGATCAGCGGCCACTacgcggcggcctcggccatcgacgagctTGTGCAGGGCGCGCAGGTGCGGCTCAAGGCGCTTGCGGACCAGACGCCAATTGAGATGGCGACACCGTCTAGCAAGCGATGCCTCAACAAGCAGCCGGCAGCGATCGAGTGCGACGGACCGTGTTGCTCATTGGCGGGTGTGTAG
- a CDS encoding Putative L-lysine 6-monooxygenase/L-ornithine 5-monooxygenase, FAD/NAD(P)-binding domain superfamily: MSPHCDSPTNGSDAGSGFSEFNGNGFTNGNGNGTIYQNGNGVNGHNAGGSHIQKSQYLQPCDHSEIHDLICVGFGPASLSVAVAMHDYQEAGRQLAPGQSAPKVLFLEKQPQFAWHPGMLLSGARMQISFIKDMASLRNPRSQFTFLNYLHCNNRLVDFTNLDTFLPARVEYEDYLRWCSRHFDDVVAYGREVVSVSPDPQTAGSVKTWTVKSRDVKTGQVSSYQTRNVLIANGGQPRLPKVLPAKHPKIIHSSQYAQLAPQILNDNSRPYRVAVIGAGQSAAEIFRDVQRAYPNAKTWMVMRSEFLKPADDSPFVNSIFNPSYVDELYPKSQSYRRALIKEAKATNYGVVRLQLIEALYEMLYHQKRTLGTDERKWPHRMLFGRDITQVTESKETDRLQIHVRRLENACDSLDDGFVSQLPGDEVLDVDLIVAATGYQRNAHIDMLRDSWNLLPEVSPAGNAGERELVDGWEICGPDATSGSRKLEVGRDYRVRYAPGAVAPGAGVYLQGCCEATHGLSDTLLSILAVRSGEILDSIFPATPRTKTVSN; the protein is encoded by the exons ATGTCTCCTCACTGCGACTCGCCGACCAACGGCTCCGATGCCGGCAGCGGCTTCTCAGAGTtcaacggcaacggcttcaccaacggcaacggcaacggtaCTATCTACCAGAACGGTAACGGTGTCAACGGCCACAACGCTGGCGGTTCCCACATCCAAAAGTCGCAGTACCTGCAGCCATGCGACCACAGCGAGATCCACGACCTCATCTgcgtcggcttcggccccGCCAGCTTGTCTGTGGCCGTCGCCATGCATGACTACCAGGAGGCCGGACGCCAGCTTGCCCCCGGCCAGTCGGCGCCCAAGGTGCTCTTCCTCGAGAAGCAGCCGCAGTTTGCGTGGCACCCGGGCATGCTTCTCTCGGGCGCCCGCATGCAGATTTCCTTCATCAAGGACATGGCCTCGCTGCGCAACCCGCGCTCCCAGTTCACCTTCCTCAATTACCTCCACTGCAACAAccgcctcgtcgacttcACCAACCTGGACACTTTCCTGCCCGCCCGTGTCGAGTACGAGGACTACCTGCGCTGGTGCTCCCGTCActtcgacgacgtcgtcgcgtACGGTCGCGAggtcgtctccgtctccccCGACCCCCAAACCGCCGGAAGTGTCAAGACCTGGACTGTGAAGTCTCGGGACGTCAAGACTGGCCAGGTCAGCTCGTACCAGACTCGCAACGTcctcatcgccaacggcggccaGCCTCGCCTGCCCAAGGTGCTTCCCGCCAAGCACCCCAAGATCATCCACTCGTCTCAGTACGCCCAGCTGGCCCCTCAAATTCTCAACGACAACTCGAGACCCTACCGCGTCGCTGTCATCGGTGCCGGCCagtccgccgccgagatTTTCCGTGACGTCCAGCGCGCTTACCCCAACGCCAAGACGTGGATGGTGATGCGCTCCGAGTTCCTCAAGCCCGCCGACGACTCGCCCTTTGTCAATTCCATCTTCAACCCCTCGtacgtcgacgagctctACCCCAAGTCGCAGAGCTACCGCCGCGCCCTCATCAAGGAGGCAAAGGCGACCAACTACGGCGTGGTGAGACTGCAGCTCATCGAGGCTCTGTACGAGATGCTATACCACCAGAAGCGCACACTCGGCACCGACGAGCGCAAGTGGCCGCACCGCATGCTCTTCGGCCGCGACATCACCCAAGTCACCGAGAGCAAGGAGACGGACCGCCTCCAGATCCAtgtccgccgcctcgagaaCGCGTGCGacagcctcgacgacggctttGTCAGCCAACTTCCCGGCGATGAggttctcgacgtcgacctcatcgtcgccgccacgggCTACCAGCGCAACGCCCACATCGACATGCTCCGCGACAGCTGGAACCTGCTACCCGAGGTGTCGCCCGCCGGCAACGCTGGCGAGCGCGAGCTCGTTGACGGCTGGGAGATCTGCGGCCCCGACGCGACCTCTGGATCGAGAAAGCTTGAGGTCGGCCGCGACTACCGTGTGCGTTACGCCCCCGGTGCTGTGGCACCCGGGGCTGGTGTTTACCTGCAGGGATGCTGCGAAGCGACCCACGGA TTGAGCGATACCCTTTTGTCTATTCTTGCTGTTCGATCGGGCGAGATTCTCGACTCCATCTTCCCTGCGACCCCGAGGACAAAGACCGTCTCCAACTAG
- a CDS encoding Putative major facilitator superfamily, MFS transporter superfamily, giving the protein MGERPVSAGDSSEPTPKETHTLSTETTQIRETDMSRETREASETDQTPEAVTSQTEPEKTDSIVHDTKLAAPALLGPVTDGASSGNDASPVETDLMAAYSRFAPNQRIIIIAVASTIGMLSPLSSNLYTPAIPAVARDLDVSTDAINLTITSYLVLQGISPTLWSSIGDSTGRRLLYLIALTIYLASCIGLALSYNYPAVVALRAIQAMGSASTTAIGASLIGDLIHVSRRGKYMGNYSALGGASTAFGSVIGGLFAQYTGWRGMFIFMSALAAFLLLFTALFLPETKRGIVDDGSVHAPRYLRAPLKWLDAPKKSPTDPDAVARPAAAKFRIDIGAPVRLLVEPECLCIVLFTGVCYTVWQVTMVATATLYAERYGLNELSIGLTYISNGVGSVCGSVLTGKLLDREYKHQLKREQQAAAARPAEADDGSPPANEVQHIELARIKPVIIPTIGYLISVVALGWIIQSNVHIAASITMAFFVGGLNTIILAVFSTLIVDLFRSQSFSATASMNLSRCLLSAGGTAAIGPLIRAVGVGWAFTLCAIIALFSCSFVVLELWRGRHWRAKRTAAAAQREKEFQ; this is encoded by the exons ATGGGAGAACGTCCTGTTTCTGCTGGGGACAGCTCTGAGCCCACCCCTAAAGAAACTCACACCCTTTCCACAGAGACAACCCAGATCAGAGAGACCGACATGTccagagagacaagagaggCCTCGGAGACGGATCAGACCCCAGAAGCAGTCACAAGCCAGACCGAGCCGGAGAAGACGGACAGCATCGTCCACGACACCAAGCTCGCCGCCCCGGCACTACTGGGCCCTGTGACAGACGGTGCCTCCTCCGGTAATGATGCCTCGCCCGTCGAAACCGACCTCATGGCCGCATACAGCCGCTTCGCGCCCAACCAgcgcatcatcatcattgcCGTCGCCAGCACCATCGGCATGCTGAGCCCTCTGAGCTCCAACCTGTACACGCCCGCCATCCCGGCCGTCGCGAGGGACCTGGACGTCTCCACAGACGCCATCAACCTGACCATCACCTCGTACCTCGTCCTGCAGGGCATCAGTCCCACGCTCTGGAGCTCCATCGGCGACAGCACCGGCCGCCGCTTGCTGTACCTAATCGCCCTCACCATCTACCTGGCCTCCtgcatcggcctcgccctgTCCTACAACTacccggccgtcgtcgctctGAGAGCCATCCAGGCCATGGGCTCCGCCTCCACCACGGCCATTGGCGCCAGCCTCATTGGCGACCTGATCCACGTCAGCCGCCGCGGCAAGTATATGGGTAACTAcagcgccctcggcggcgccagcaCTGCCTTTGGctccgtcatcggcggcctgTTCGCCCAGTACACGGGCTGGCGGGGCATGTTCATCTTCATgtccgccctcgccgccttccttCTGCTCTTTACCGCCCTGTTCCTCCCCGAGACGAAGCgtggcatcgtcgacgacggctccGTCCATGCCCCTCGTTACCTTCGGGCCCCTCTTAAGTGGCTCGACGCGCCCAAGAAGTCCCCCACAGACCCCGACGCCGTTGCCAgaccggccgccgccaagttCCGTATCGATATCGGCGCCCCCGTCCGTCTactcgtcgagcccgagtGCCTGTGCATCGTCCTCTTCACTGGCGTCTGCTACACAGTCTGGCAGGTCACCATGGTCGCCACTGCCACCCTTTACGCCGAGCGCTATGGCCTGAACGAGCTGAGCATCGGCCTGACCTACATCTCCAACGGCGTCGGCTCCGTCTGCGGCAGCGTGCTCACAGGGAAGCTGCTGGACCGCGAGTACAAGCACCAACTCAAGAGGGAGCAACAGGCAGCGGCAGCCCGGCCGGCtgaagccgacgacggctcGCCTCCCGCGAACGAAGTGCAGCACATCGAGCTCGCACGCATCAAGCCCGTCATCATCCCTACCATTGGGTATCTTATCTCCGTCGTTGCCCTAGGCTGGATCATCCAGTCCAACGTCCATATTGCCGCCTCCATTACCATGGCCTTTTTTGTTGGAGGtctcaacaccatcatcttggccGTGTTCT CAACCCTTATTGTCGACCTGTTTCGGTCCCAGAGCTTTAGTGCCACCGCCTCTATGAACCTCTCGCGCTGTCTCCTGTCCGCCGGCGGAACCGCCGCCATCGGGCCCCTAATCcgagccgtcggcgtcggctggGCCTTCACGCTCTGTGCCATCATCGCGCTGTTTTCATGTTCCTTCGTCGTGTTAGAGCTGTGGCGGGGTCGACACTGGCGCGCGaagcggacggcggcggcggctcagAGGGAGAAGGAATTTCAATGA
- a CDS encoding Putative NUDIX hydrolase domain, nagB/RpiA transferase, initiation factor 2B-like protein translates to MDSQAKTMTRRAVVSSFIFKFPPNRGPQVALFRRSDKVRTYPNRLAPVSGSIEKDDPSPLDAAWREIREETTLTPATLTLLRQGKDYRFADDKIGREWTIHPFAFRLKSHEDESRIQIDWEHQGFQWFEPHEVRDVDEFGGVPRLAESLRRIWFEIELGESRAKVLSEGLLALQHDHGSGARVLAARALDVFLSLVSDKSGFDKDGSVDNWWRNIRLAAWHLWKNGRECMGAAILNNIVRSLAVIEKEVQKAKDDRTPPKFLERVTQKVRNLAVARGSSVDGIWRSFEAFLQQQQQQQSSGRPIRILTLSSSSTILQCLQRAVAGFDSDFDIRILESRPLFEGVSMASGLVNRLREAPAERKNKVEVSIYTDAGAAVASRDVDIVLIGADAIDRYGSTYNKTGSLPAVLSAKHCSPHSKVLVLADSEKILPYEMPDWEVNDIDELATSWKQSPSVKGTVSTLLGSAPGMTTDEKGVKVGVMNVYFEWVPPTLIDGYLFEDGQKSAKDIADLADKIRREADAFFSDV, encoded by the exons ATGGATTCACAAGCAAAGACAATGacccgccgcgccgtcgttTCGTCCTTCATCTTCAAGTTCCCGCCCAACCGCGGGCCCCAGGTCGCCCTGTTCCGACGAAGCGACAAAGTCCGGACCTATCC GAATCGCCTCGCTCCAGTCTCGGGCAGTATAGAGAAGGATGACCCGTCGCCCCTGGACGCCGCCTGGCGCGAGATCCGCGAGGAAACGACGCTCACCCCGGCGACACTGACGCTGCTGCGCCAGGGCAAGGACTACCGtttcgccgacgacaagatcGGTCGCGAATGGACCATCCACCCGTTCGCCTTCCGCCTCAAGTCCCATGAGGACGAGTCGCGCATCCAGATCGACTGGGAACACCAGGGGTTCCAATGGTTCGAGCCCCACGAGGtccgcgacgtcgacgagttTGGCGGCGTGCCGCGCCTGGCCGAGAGCTTGAGGCGCATCTGGTTCGAGatcgagctcggcgagagCAGGGCGAAGGTCCTGAGCGAGGGCTTGCTCGCGCTGCAGCATGACCACGGGAGCGGGGCACGGGTActggcggcgagggcgctAGATGTCTTCTTGTCGCTGGTCTCCGACAAGTCCGGcttcgacaaggacggctcCGTGGACAATTGGTGGCGCAACATCCGTCTTGCGGCGTGGCATCTGTGGAAGAACGGACGCGAGTGCATGGGCGCTGCGATCCTGAACAACATCGTTCGGTCCCTGGCCGTCATCGAGAAGGAAGTGCAAAAGGCCAAAGACGATAGAACGCCGCCCAAATTCCTCGAAAGAGTGACGCAAAAAGTACGCAACCTCGCGGTGGCAAGAGGGTCTTCGGTCGACGGTATCTGGAGGTCTTTCGAGGCTTttctgcagcagcagcagcagcagcagagtTCCGGCCGACCAATCCGAATCCTCAccttgtcgtcgagctcgaccatTTTGCAATGTCTCCAGCGAGCGGTCGCGGGGTTCGACTCCGACTTCGACATCCGGATTCTCGAGTCACGTCCCCTTTTCGAAGGCgtgtcgatggcgtcgggCCTGGTCAACCGTCTACGCGAGGCGCCAGCAGAGAGGAAAAACAAGGTCGAGGTCTCGATATacaccgacgccggcgccgccgtcgcaaGCAGGGATGTGGATATCGTTCTTatcggcgccgacgccatcgatCGGTACGGGTCGACATACAACAAGACCGGCTCGCTGCCCGCGGTCCTCTCAGCCAAGCACTGCTCCCCCCACTCCAAAGTGCTAGTCTTGGCCGACAGCGAAAAGATTCTGCCATACGAGATGCCCGACTGGGAAGTAAACGACATTGACGAGCTCGCTACATCCTGGAAGCAGAGCCCCAGCGTCAAGGGAACTGTGTCGACTCTCCTCGGCAGTGCACCAGGCATGACCACTGACGAAAAGGGGGTCAAGGTAGGCGTGATGAATGTTTACTTTGAATGGGTTCCCCCGACTCTCATTGACGGGTACCTGTTCGAGGACGGTCAGAAAAGCGCAAAGGATATAGCGGATCTTGCAGATAAGATTCGCCGCGAGGCGgatgccttcttctcggatGTTTAA
- a CDS encoding Putative major facilitator superfamily, MFS transporter superfamily, translating to MGRPSHSTDTDATASRSSISMAKAVEDVEVASSNTQTVGERAMNRRVNRKMDIALLPLLSLLYLFNGLDRGNVGNAQTQGFTNDIGAVPDDLNLAVSLFFITFILFQPPSAAIGRWLGGKHWIPVMMLGWGFVTLGQAFVKGRGSLIATRLLIGAFEAGFYPTAVAYLSFFYCRYDLAVRVGLFYGQYAVAGAFSGAISYGVFHLNHGPLKNWQYLFIIEGALTVLFGLVAWVLLPVGPGSAWFLTPAERRFAADRIRADNALFVEHTYDSDGLEEDRLTKRDFVETARDWKFWYVLAFNICASVPGQAFSVFLPLVVQGLGYSSIEANLMSVPPYVCGAVGLYCFTLSSDYHKERGYHILGGIMIALIGLIATVTVESHGGKYAALCVLLLGSYVAAPLTVAWLSGNTPEPGKRSLVLGLNGFGNISGIIGAQLYRAQYKPDYKIPFYATLGFVAAALVGYLSYRFTLAAVNRKKLEIMRHKSQEDIEKERVDGTRYADKKWTFIYGL from the exons ATGGGTCGCCCGTCACACAGCACCGACACGGACGCGACGGCCTCCAggtcctccatctccatggccaaggccgtcgaggacgtggaAGTGGCCTCGTCCAACACACAGACAGTCGGCGAGAGGGCGATGAACCGGCGCGTCAACAGGAAGATGGACATTGCGCTGCTCCCGCTGCTTTCCCTCCTCTACCTGTTCAACGGTCTGGATAGGGGCAACGTGGGAAACGCCCAGACCCAAG GTTTTACCAACGACATTGGCGCTGTACCCGACGATCTGAACCTCGCCGTCTCCCTATTTTTCATCACCTTCATCCTGTTCCAGCCGCCCTCTGCGGCTATTGGGAGATGGTTGGGAGGCAAGCACTGGATTCCCGTCATGATG CTAGGCTGGGGCTTTGTTACCTTGGGGCAGGCGTTTGTCAAGGGCCGTG GTTCCCTGATCGCAACCCGCCTCCTGATCGGCGCCTTCGAAGCCGGATTCTACCCCACCGCCGTGGCATACCTCTCGTTCTTCTACTGCCGAtacgacctcgccgtcagGGTCGGGCTCTTTTACGGCCAATATGCCGTTGCGGGCGCCTTTTCAGGGGCCATCT CATACGGTGTCTTCCACCTGAACCACGGCCCCCTAAAAAACTGGCAATACCTCTTCATTATCGAAGGCGCGCTGACGGTgctcttcggcctcgtcgcgtgggtcctcctccccgtcgGTCCCGGCTCCGCCTGGTTCCTGACCCCGGCGGAGCGCCGGTTCGCCGCGGATAGGATCCGGGCCGACaacgccctcttcgtcgagCACACGTACGACTCGGACGGCTTGGAGGAGGACCGGCTGACGAAGCGCGACTTCGTCGAGACGGCCCGGGACTGGAAGTTCTGGTACGTGCTGGCCTTCAACATCTGCGCCAGCGTGCCCGGCCAGGCCTTTTCCGTGTTCCTACCGCTCGTCGTGCAGGGCCTGGGCTACTCGTCCATCGAGGCCAACTTG ATGTCTGTTCCGCCCTATGTCTGCGGTGCGGTTGGACTATACTGCTTCACACTGAGCTCTGATTACCA CAAGGAGCGTGGTTACCACATCCTCGGAGGCATCATGATCGCCCTCATCGGCCTGATCGCAACTGTCACGGTCGAGTCCCATGGTGGGAAGTACGCGGCGCTCTGCGTGCTTCTCCTTGGGAGCTACGTCGCCGCACCCCTGACTGTGGCGTGGCTGAGTGGAAACACACCCG AGCCCGGCAAGCGatccctcgtcctcggcctcaacgGCTTCGGCAACATCTCGGGCATCATCGGCGCGCAGCTGTACCGGGCACAGTACAAGCCCGACTACAAAATACCCTTCTACGCGACCCTGGGATTCGTAGCGGCTGCGCTGGTGGGATACCTCTCGTACCGGTTCACGCTCGCCGCGGTCAACCGTAAGAAGCTAGAGATCATGCGGCACAAGTCGCAGGAGGACATTGAGAAGGAGCGCGTGGACGGGACACGTTACGCCGACAAGAAGTGGACATTCATCTACGGACTCTaa
- a CDS encoding Putative NUDIX hydrolase domain-containing protein produces the protein MTSEDPASNPRVGVGAVIRHPTTGKLLVGQRLSSHGHGTWQFPGGHLEYAESIFTCAERETLEETGLVVRATRLAAVTNSVFSDAGKHYITLFVLCEPVDPSAEPQALEPDKAGDWQWMEWSTIRDWVRHHDNDGDDWPAKRLFLPIRELVNGKENETAFTGF, from the exons ATGACCTCCGAAGACCCGGCCAGCAACCCgcgcgtcggcgtcggcgccgtcatccgTCACCCCACCACCGGcaagctcctcgtcggacaACGCCTCAGcagccacggccacggcacCTGGCAGTTCCCCGGCGGTCACCTCGAGTACGCCGAGTCCATCTTCACCTGCGCCGAGCGCGAAACTctcgaggagacgggcctTGTCGTCAGAGCCACCCGGCTCGCCGCTGTCACGAACTCTGTCTTTTCCGACGCCGGCAAGCACTACATTACCCTGTTCGTCCTCTGCGAGCCCGTCGACCCCTCTGCCGAACCGCAG GCCTTAGAGCCCGACAAGGCTGGCGACTGGCAGTGGATGGAGTGGTCCACCATCCGCGACTGGGTTCGCCACCACGACAATGATGGTGATGATTGGCCCGCCAAGCGTCTGTTTTTGCCCATCCGCGAACTGGTTAACGGGAAGGAGAACGAGACGGCCTTTACGGGATTCTAG